Part of the Mycolicibacterium mageritense genome is shown below.
GACGGACCATGCCGGCGAAGACGGCCATTGCGAGTGCACCGCCCGCGAGCCGCGCGGTGACCGCTGCGGTCGGGCTCCACCCGGCCTCCATGAGAGCCTTGGCGAAGGGGCCCGATGATCCGAACGCGAGCGCGGAGCTCACTGCGAACAGCAGTCCGAGCCGGAACTGCTTGTCGGCAGGCAGACGGTTCAGCTGGGTTGTGGTCATCGGTACACCTCCCGGGGGATGTAATGAGTAAAATGGATTTTGGTAGTGACAGTACTGACGCTACGGTGAGGCGTCGTCAGGAGTCAAATGCTTTTTACATATGACACGGAACTCACACTCAGGGCCGCGGCCGAGTTGGTCAACAGCGACCGCGTGGACGGCGAACAGCTCGCCGACCTGGCAGCCCTGGACGTCTACCTGAACAGCTTCGGATGGACGGGACGCCGTGACCGCGACGATGCCGAGCTGCGGTCGGTGCACCGGCTGCGCGCCCGCCTGGGCGATATCTGGGCCGCGACCGATGACGAGGAAGCCACCGTGGAAAAGGTCAACGCACTGTTGCGGGAGACCAAGGCGTCGCCGTGGCTGACCCGGCACGTGGAGAACCCCGACTGGCATCTGCATCTGGGTGCCCCCGACGACCCGCTGTCGCAGCGCATGGGCGCCGAGATCGCGATGGCATTGGCCGACCTGATCCGCGGCGGTGAACTGCGCCGGCTGAAGGTGTGTGCGGCACCGGACTGCACGGCTGTGCTGACCGATCTGTCGCGCAACCGGTCGAAGATCTTCTGTGACACCGGAAACTGCGGCAACCGGCAGCATGTGGCGGCCTACCGCCAACGGCAACGCGAGGAGTAGGGCTCCGCACGAAAATCCCTGCCAGAGGATCGTTTCGAACCGGGTTAAGGTGGTTGCCGGGGGACATATGGCACGGGAACCGGCGACTCGGTTGCAGCTCAGCGGTCATCGCTTTCTGCTTCGGCGCACCGCGCATGCGCTGGTCCGCGGCGACGCCACGATGGTCGACGATCCGCTTCGCGCGCAGTCGATCTCGTTCGCAAGTGGATGTGCGCTCGCGGTCGTCGCGGTCGTCGCGTTCCTCGTACTCGCGTTCGTCCGTCCGGGTACCGCGCTGGGCAGCGCGCCGATCTTGATCTCCCCGAAATCCGGCGCGCTGTACGTGCAGATCGACGGCGTAGTGCACCCGGTGCTCAACCTGGCGTCGGCCCGGCTCGTCACCGGTGCAGCCGCCGACCCGCAACCGGTCGGCGACGGCGCACTCGCGACGGCACGCCGGGGGCCGCTCGTAGGTATTCCCGGGGCGCCGGCGCGTATCGGTCCTCCTCTGGCGCTCGACGAATCCGGTTGGGCGGTGTGCGATGTCGCCGATCCCGTGGGCACGGTGCTCGTCGCGGGCCGCCCGCACCCCGGCTTTCGGCAGTTGCGCCGCGGTCAGTCGCTGCTCGTGGTGGCACGCGACGAAGGAGCCGCCAACACCTACCTGCTGTTCGACGGCGTGCGGGCCCGCGTCGATCTTCGTGACATCGCCGCGGTCAGGGCCTTGAGAATGGAAGATGTTGCACCGCTGTCTGTTTCGCGCGCCTTGCTGGACAGTGTGCCCGAGGTGGCCGCCGTCAGGGCGCCGAGCATCGCCGCGGCGGGCACACCCGGGCCGCCTGTGCTGGACGGGCTCGGGGTGGGCACCGTGATACGCGTGGTCCGGGCCGACGGCGTCGAGTTCTACGTGGTGCTGACAACCGGGCTGCAACGCGTCGGCCAGGTGGCCGCCGATCTCATCCGGTTCACGGTTCCGCAACCGGCCGGTCAGCCACCCGAGATCGCCGCGGCCACCGTGGCGAAAGTTCCGTTCGTGCACGAACTGCCTGTGGGCACGCTACCCGAGCGGGTGCAGGCGGGTGGTGCCGCGGTGCGGTGCGCGGGCTGGGATCCGCGCGGATCGACCACGAAAACCACGTTGTACACGGCTGATTCGTTATCCGGCGCGGCGGTGACGGTCGAGCTCGCGCAGCACGACGGCGCAGGTCCGAACCTCGACCACGTCAGCATCCCCGCTGGGCGCAGCGCGCTGGTGCGGGCGACCGGCCTGGCCGGTGACACGGTGGCCGGATCGCTCTATCTGGTCGACGATCTCGGTGTGCTCTACGGAGTGCACGACGACGAT
Proteins encoded:
- the eccB gene encoding type VII secretion protein EccB, whose translation is MAREPATRLQLSGHRFLLRRTAHALVRGDATMVDDPLRAQSISFASGCALAVVAVVAFLVLAFVRPGTALGSAPILISPKSGALYVQIDGVVHPVLNLASARLVTGAAADPQPVGDGALATARRGPLVGIPGAPARIGPPLALDESGWAVCDVADPVGTVLVAGRPHPGFRQLRRGQSLLVVARDEGAANTYLLFDGVRARVDLRDIAAVRALRMEDVAPLSVSRALLDSVPEVAAVRAPSIAAAGTPGPPVLDGLGVGTVIRVVRADGVEFYVVLTTGLQRVGQVAADLIRFTVPQPAGQPPEIAAATVAKVPFVHELPVGTLPERVQAGGAAVRCAGWDPRGSTTKTTLYTADSLSGAAVTVELAQHDGAGPNLDHVSIPAGRSALVRATGLAGDTVAGSLYLVDDLGVLYGVHDDDAAKRLGLPLPAVPGPWPMLRLLPAGPELSRDGASVVRDGLTAGSAAP
- a CDS encoding CGNR zinc finger domain-containing protein; its protein translation is MLFTYDTELTLRAAAELVNSDRVDGEQLADLAALDVYLNSFGWTGRRDRDDAELRSVHRLRARLGDIWAATDDEEATVEKVNALLRETKASPWLTRHVENPDWHLHLGAPDDPLSQRMGAEIAMALADLIRGGELRRLKVCAAPDCTAVLTDLSRNRSKIFCDTGNCGNRQHVAAYRQRQREE